Proteins encoded in a region of the Panicum hallii strain FIL2 chromosome 3, PHallii_v3.1, whole genome shotgun sequence genome:
- the LOC112888063 gene encoding uncharacterized protein LOC112888063: MPVSSSQNHPSCVTCGILGPCRRALTRLFRVPASAVLSIWAFRLRNLRKSAVRMSPRRRRRRRTFRSVRAVFWPLVVPPSSTPAASTAEGEAVRGEVISETTVVHETPVHAPVSSPETPAYVKVVAQLRSGRSAGSSGDGEAEDEKKEEACRSFESCLMEMLVDEGKARDLQDVEELLRCWERLKSPLFVELVCRFYGELCNDMFPAPAVDKAAVDGGDGEGSVSTSGV, translated from the coding sequence ATGCCAGTTTCCTCGTCCCAAAACCATCCTTCCTGCGTGACGTGCGGCATTCTCGGGCCATGCCGGCGAGCCCTCACGCGGCTCTTCCGCGTCCCGGCCTCCGCAGTGCTGTCCATCTGGGCCTTCCGCTTGCGCAACCTCCGGAAGTCCGCCGTAAGGATGAGcccgcgtcgccgccgtcgACGCCGGACGTTCCGGTCAGTGCGCGCGGTATTCTGGCCGCTCGTCGTCCCGCCCTCGTCCACGCCGGCGGCCTCGACAGCAGAGGGCGAGGCCGTGCGCGGGGAGGTCATATCTGAGACGACAGTGGTGCACGAAACGCCGGTGCACGCGCCGGTGTCGTCCCCGGAGACGCCGGCGTACGTTAAGGTGGTGGCGCAGCTGCGGTCGGGGAGGAGCGCTGGCAGTAGCGGAGATGGCGAGGCAGAGGatgagaagaaggaggaggccTGCCGGAGCTTCGAGAGCTGCCTGATGGAGATGCTGGTGGACGAGGGGAAGGCCCGGGACTTGCAGGACGTGGAGGAGCTCCTGCGGTGCTGGGAACGGCTCAAGTCGCCGTTGTTCGTCGAGCTGGTGTGCAGGTTCTACGGCGAGCTCTGCAATGACATGTTCCCCGCTCCCGCGGTTGACAAAGCAGCCGTGGACGGTGGCGATGGCGAGGGCTCCGTGTCCACGTCAGGCGTTTGA